In Oncorhynchus masou masou isolate Uvic2021 chromosome 31, UVic_Omas_1.1, whole genome shotgun sequence, the sequence atgctttgagtacacgtcctgataATCCGTCTGGTCCAGTTGCTTTGTGAATGGGGACCtgtttaacttcttgatgcacccatcccgttagcgggatcattttcgtcaacatccgttgaattgcagagcgccaaatttaaATTAAGTTACTAAAAatacaagtgcaatatagcaaaacacagcttagcttgttgttaatccgcctggcatgtcagatttcaaaaaagcttttaggagaaagcataccaagcgtttatgtaaggacatctctctcagcagacaaaacattacaaacagctagcagccaagtagattggtcacgaaagtcagaaaagcaataaaatgaatcgcttaactttgatgatcttcggatgtttgcactcacgagactctcagttatacaataaatgttccttttgttccataaagatgatttttatatccaaaatacctcagtttggttggtgcgttatgttcagaattccacaggctcgagcggtcacaaccgggcagatgaaaattccaaatagtatccataaagttcatagaaacatgtcaaacgttttttataatcaatcctcaggttgttttttacaatatataattgataatatttcaaccggactgtaccttcttcaataggagagagagagaaaatgtctgctccaagctgttgtgcatgcaaaacgctgctggcacccagccatacaatgacaCGATGTGATccttctcgctcatttttcaaaataaaagccagaaactatgtctaaagactgttcacaacatgtggaagccataggaaaatgaatctggttgatatcccttttaaatggagcgaaggcaggcaatggaacagagagctttcgggaaaaacagcacttccggtTTGGATTTACCTCatgttttcgcctgcaatatcagttctgttctactcacagacaatataacagtaacagtaacagttttggaaacttaagagtgttttctatcctaatctgacaattatatgcatagtctagattctgggccttagaaataggcagtttcatttgggtacgtttttcatccaaacatcaaaatactgcctcCTACACTCAACAtgttaaaggttttgttcacattggCTACCGAGAGCTTTATCACATAATCATCCAGATTAGCTGCTGCTcccgtgcatgcttcagtgttgcttgcctcgaagcgagcataaaaggcaatTAGCTgttctggtaggctcgtgtcactgggcagcttgcgtctgggttttcctttgtagtccgtaatagttttcaagccctgccacatccgacgagcgtcagagttggtgtagtaggattcaatcttaatcccgTATTGACGCTTtacttgtttgatggttcgtctgagggcatagtggaATTTCTTACTAGGttccggattagtctcccgctccttgaaagtggaagctctagcctttagctcgatgcgtatgttgcctgtaatccatggcttctggttgggatatgtacgtacagtcactgtggggacgacgtcatcgatgcacttattgatgaagccaatgactgaggtggtgtgttcctcaatgccattgtatgaatcccagaacatattccagtctgtgctagcaaaacagtcctgtagtgtagcattcGCGTCATCTGACCAGTTCCGGATTGagagagtcactggtacttcctgctttagtttttgcttgtaagcaggaatcaggaggatagaattgtggtcataTTTGCAAAATGGGGAGAGCTTTGCATGCAtatctgtgtggagtaaaggtggtgtaggattttttccccctggttgcacatgtgacatgctggtaaaaatttggtaaaactgttgcctgcattaaagtcctcggccactaggagcaccgcttctgggtgagcattttcttctttgcttatggccttatagagttggttgagagtggTCTTCGTGCCAGCTTCGCTTtctggtggtaaatagacggctacgaataatacagatgagaactctcttggtagatagtgtcgTCGACaacttatcataaggtactctacctcaggcgagcaataccttgagacttaatattagacattgcacaccagctgttattgacaaaaagacacacacccacacccctcgtcttaccagaggtagcgtctctgttctgccggtgcatggaaaatccagccagctctatattgtccgtttctttgttcagccacgtctcggtgaaacataggatgttacagtttttaatgttccGTTGGTAGGATAAGATGATTAAGATGGCGCAGAAAAaaatggctgacgttttacaatCTCCCAAACAATTGtgcaatttgtatttatttttttgcattttgtgtAACTTATTCTTTAACTTATTgcatacataatgttgctgctaccgtctcttatgtccaaaaattacttctggacatcagaaaagcgattGCTTACCACGGACTGGaagaaactttttcctttaacgagtccgacgagaaggaaatcctgctttcactggaacaggcccagatccacgccttttgCGTGAAGAATCGAATCTGAATCAGGTGAATTACTATCAGATCCCATATCAATCGACCAAAGATTATCCCGGTTCTATAAAGAATTGTACACCTCTGATTGTAAATCCACACCAAGCCAGATTGAGtcctttttaaaatatataaaaactCCTCTTCTCTCAACTGAGGAAGGGGGCTTGCTGGGAGCCCAAATCTCTCTCCATGACCTAAAAAAGGGCATTGGATAACATGATTAAAGGCAAATCACGTGGTTGTGATAGTATTCCTCTTGAAGGATATTTAAAATGTTGGAACCAGTTAGGTCTGGTGTTGCTTAAAAGGATTAATACAGCTCTTCACGAAGGTTAATTTGGAAGAGATGTAAATACAGCACTAATTTAGCTTTTATAAAAAAGTTAAGGACGCCATCTAGCTTTgataaacacagatattaaactatattcAAAACTTCTGTCGCCCAGTCTCTACACTTACTTACCCAAATTGGTATCTGGAGCAAAGCGGGTTTGTTAAAAAactattaataaaaaataaattgaacAAAATCTGCTCTATTGCCTATCAAGATCCCGAACCATCACTACATATTTAAATATTTGGGAATAGATATATTTCCATCCTTAGATAAAACCATTGCCAAAAACTTTAACAGAACGCTCAAATCAATTCAATCCAACCTCAGTAGATGGACTAATATCCCAGTTGCTTTAACCTGCAGAATATCTATTGTCAAAATGAATATATTGCCACAgcttaattttatttatttattttatttcacctttatttaaccaggtaggctagttgagaacaagttctcatttgcaactgcgacctggccaagataaagcatgtGTGTGTAGTTCAATGCTTCTCTTGTCTTCCTCTTCTGGCTTTTGGGATAAAATCCATAGTGTGGTTtcaaaacatacagtaccagtcaaaagtttgtacacacctactcattcaagggtttttctttattttcactattttctacattatagaataatagtgaagacatcaaaactatgaaataacacatggaatcatgttgtaaccaaacaagtgttaatcaaatcaaaatatatcttatatttgagattcttcaaagtagccaccctttgccttgatgacagctttgcacactcttggcattctctcaaccagcttcacctcaaccagcttcactcttggctgctttttcttcacgctgctgtccaactcatcccaaaccatctcaatttggttgaggtcgggtgattgtggaggccaggtcatctgatgcagcactccatccttcttggtcatatagcccttacacaatctggaggtgtgttgggttattgtcctgttgaaaaacaaattatagttccaataagtgcaaaccagatgggatggcggatcgctgcagaatgctgtggtagccatgctggttaagtgtgccttgaattctaaataaatcacagatcaTCGGTTCACCTGctctgcatttatttgggctggaatttctgaggctggtaactctaatgaacttatcctctgcagcagaaataactctgggtcttcctttcctgtggcggtcctcctgagagccagtttaatcatagctcttgatggtttttgcaactgcacttgaagaaactttcaaagttcttgaaattttccagattgactgaccttcatgttttaaagtaatgatggactgccgtttctctttacttatttttgctgttattgccataatacggacttggtctttcataaaatagggctatattctgtatacccctactttgtcacaacacaactgattggctcaaacgcattaagaaggaaaggaattccacaaactaactttgggacacctgttaattgaaatgcattccaggtgactacctcatgaagctggttgagagaatgccaagatcgtgcaaagctgtcatcaaggcaaagggtggctactttgaagaatctcaaatataaaatctattttgtaTAACACCcttggttactccatgattccatatgtgttatttcatagttttgatgtcttcactattattctacaatgtagaaaatattaaaaataaatatatacccttgaatgagcaggtttgtccaaacttttgactggtaggcCTACTGCATATGGCAAGGTAAGCTATAGTGTACCCTGGTAGAGGTGAACTGATTTATCCATTAAACAATGTAACTAGGCGTTGGTACTATTATTGCTCACAATTGTGCACTCCTATTATTATCCACTCTttaattgtccagtgttggtgattgcgTACCCATAGAAGCTGCTTCTTCTTGCGCTTGGTTGATTGGAGTGGTCATCTGCTGCAATAGCACATCCATGATAAGCACCGACGAGTTGTTCATTCacagatgccgttctgcacaccaccgTTGTACTGCGTCGTTATTTGGCTGTTAGTGGCATGATGGTTATCTTGCACGATTATTGCCATTCTCCCTCGACCTCTCATCCACGTGCTGTTtttgcccacaggactgccgctgacaaGATGTTTTGTGCTTGTCACACCATTCTTGATAAACCCTAGAAACTGTTGTGCATGAAATGCACAGGAGGCGGGAGACTGATTAGCAACCCTAGTTGCTAGGTGGTGGGAAGGGGTGGGAAACATGGTTTCCAGGAGTGGGGGAGGTTGGGGCTGGAGGCACActttttttcccttttttttCTGCTTGTATTGAATTCATCACTTAAACTCTGTATGTACTTGTGGCAACCTATGGATACATGTTTTATAAACATATCATTTTAAATGGATAATGTATATAGTGTTTTGGAACAAAACGGTTCAAATATGACTGTCAGATTAATTGCAATAGTATAGGAGATTGTGTGTGCTCTATTCATTCTATCTTCAACATGCAGTTCCAGATGCAGCCCTGCTATTAGTTGAACGCAGCCAATCTGATAGTTTCAGAAAAGTAGTCACTtcctgagatctgtattcaaGTATTTTCAAAAGTAGTTACTTTCTGTGAACTTTATTCAAAtatactgaaaaaaatataaatgcaacatataaagtgttggtcccatgtttcatgatctgaaataaaagatcccagaaatttcccatatacacaaaaagcttatttctttaaAATGTTGTGCAGacttttgtttacatccctgtgagcatttctctttgccaagaaaatccatccacctgacaggtgtggcatatcaagaagctgatgaaacagcatgaccattgcacacgtgcaccttgtgctggagacaataaaaggccactctaaaatgtgcagttttgtcaatgccacagatgtctctagttttgaaggagtgtgcaattggcatgctaactgcaagaatgtccaccagagctgttgccagagaattgaatgtaaaTTTCTTTACCCTAAGCCGTCTCCAATGTTttttcagagaatttggcagtacgtccaaccggcctcacaaccgtagaccacgggtcagcccaggacctccacatccgagatcctgaggcccattgtcttgCCATTCATCCCGGCGTCCtcccctcatgtttcagcacGATAATGCattgccccatgtcgcaaggatctatacacaattcatggaagctgaaaatatcccagttctcCCATGGCCTGCATACCCACCAGACAGGTCAACCATTGAGCATGttagggatgctctggatcgacgtgtacgaccaCCTGTTCCAGttcctgtcaatatccagcaaattccacaggccacaatcaacagcctgatcaactctatgcaaaggagcaTTCTATTCCTCAGcactgcatgaggaaaatggtggtcacaccagatactgacagtttTTCTGATCCATGTCCCTATCCTTTTTTTAAGGTAcctgtgaccaacatatgcatatctatattctcagtcatgtgaaatccatatattaggacctcatttatttatttcaattgactgatttccttatttgaactgtgactcagtaaaatctttgaaattgttgcatgttacatttatatttttgttctgtgtagtTTTTAAAAGTAGTCACTTTCTGAAATCTGTATTCCACTAGTTTTAAAAAGTAGTTATTTATGGGAATTCAAATAGTTGTTGTCACCTCCAAAGTAACTATTTGTTCCCCCGGAATAATATTTTACTTTCCACAAAGCATAGTTAAAACTATAGTTATCCCAGGTCTTGTTTCAGCTATGGAAGCAGTAAGTCATGAGGGCACTGGTGTGTGACATGTCATGTGAGTAATATGTCCTGGGAACAACGTGCCTGAGAGGTGATGTCTAActcagagatagagaaagagttgGAATTTTTCAGCATTTTGAAACTGGCAGGACTCACTATTTTATGACATAGTTTACACTGCCCTCTGTTGGTGATGGGAGAgcatctacagtgcattcagaaagtattcacaccctttgactttccccacattttgttgtgtaacaaagtgggattaaaattcacctttggcagtgattacagctgtgagtctttctggccTCTAAGAGCTTTTcaaacctggattgtgcaacattttcccattattctCAATGTATTTTTTCacactctgtcaaattggttgttgatcattgtcagacaaccattttcaggtcttgccatagattttcaagcaaatttaagtcaaaactgtaactcgccAACTCTCTTTCTATAACGTCTCTTTCTATAGGATCCTGTGCTaagctccattccatttcttttttatcctgaaaaactccccagtccttaacaattacaagcacacccataacatgatgcagccaccactgtgcttgaacatatggagtgtggtactcagtaatgtgttttattggagttgccccaaacataacactttgtattcaggacaaagagttaaTTGCTTTGATACATTTTCTGCTgtatttagtgccttgttgcaaacaggttttggaatatttgtgttctgtacaggcttcctactTTTCATTCTATCAATTAGgtaagtattgtggagtaactacaaggttgttgatccatcctcagttttctcctatcgtagccattaaactctgtaactgttttaaagtcaccattggccttatggtgaaataccttagtggtttccttcctctccgggaactgagttaagaaggacacCTGTAACTTcgtagtgactaggtgtattgatgCACAATCCAATGTGTAATgaaatctaccaataggtgcccttctttgcgaagcaTTTGAaaactttgtggttgaatctttgtttgaaattcactgctcgactgagggaccttacagataattgtatgagtGGGGTACAAagattcaaaaatcatgttaactattattgaacacagtgagtccatgaaaATGAttatatgacttgttaagcacatgtttaTTTAATGTTAAAACTATGGTGCCAACTGAAATTCCATTTATTATTTTAGATTTTTAAGTTTCTGTCAAAATCTAAATCACAATACAGAATGTTATGCCTAATCTCCCTGTCTCTACTCCACCTCAGGTCTGGAGTCAGGCTTTGTCACTCTGCCCCGTCTCTCCCGCTCAGCGGAGCGTCAGTCGCAGCAGGGAGGCTCTAACTCCTGTACCCCCAACACCCACTGCGGCTCGCTCACCGACGTCTctgccctcctgtcctcctccgcTGACCCGACCCTGACCTCTGGCCCCAGTCACATGACCCGGTTCGACTCCTTGTCCTCCATGGCATCCTTCACATTCGACCTGGGGCCCTCCCTCATGAGCGAGGTGTTCGGTTTGATTGACAGCCCTAATGGCCACCCAGAGCCCAGCCACGCCTGGGAGGCAGAAGAGGCGGAAGAGCCAAGCGGCACTGCGATTGGGTTTGGGTTTGCGACCAATGAAGGCTCGGAGATGGACTCGGAGATGGATGCCACCACTGCCTCATTGGTGGATTCTCTGCTTCGAGAGGACTGTAGTAGCAGCAGGAAGAGTCCATATGGGATGgagtgggaagaggaggaagaggaggctaggAGAATGGAGGTGAATGGAGGTGAGCAgcatcttaaaggggcagtgcctGATTTAGTTATGGGCTCCCCCTCTAGACAGAGGCCTGCTATGGAGAGTGAGAGGTTCCAGGGTTCCACTGATGTGCTGGGGGTGCTCTATGGGGTTGGAGGGCTCCTGAAGGGGCAGCAGAGGATGGATCTGGAGGGAAAGGTGACCATGTGCCAGACCATGAAGAAAACCCCTTACATCTGCATTACAcctgatgaggaggaggaggaggaaatcaAAGTCTGAACTACAATGACAGTCTCAATTGTGTTTAACTAGAATTACCTACAACAGatgtcccactgggcacacactggttaaatcgatgttgtttccatgtcatttcaattaaattacttGAACCAACAtgaaatagacgttgaattgacgtctgtgacCAGTGGGTTGTGACTATTGGTTAATTCCTTGTAAAGTCTTGTTTTAAGAAACTGGCTCTATTGACCTGACTCAGCTTTGAACCCTTCATAATTTTCAAATATTCCTTTCAGAAATGTAATGTTATGTCGTCAGGAGACTCACTTGAAGACTTTGATTGTTCCCAAATTGTTCCCAAATTCACCTAAATGTAATGGAAAGTATGTTTGTTGAAAGACTCATTGAAAGATTATGGATGCTGAAAGTTCCCCAAGCAAACATGCTGTATGGAAGGAGCTAGAACAGGCTAATAATAGCTAACTACATGTCCTTTTAAAAGAGGTCACTGGAACCAGTGGAGAACAAAGAAATAAAGAGATGGGGTAGAAAGTGTGAGAATGTACCAGAGAAAGTGGTTGGACACAGAGGAGTTACCATGGAAACCATAGGAGGTTGGTGCCAcattaattggggagaacgggctcgtggtaatgactgaagtggaatagtatcaaatacattaaacacaTCTATTTGCCATCCATGCCATCCATTTGTgccgttccggccattattattagctgttctcccctcagcagcctcctgtgatgtaAACACTAAAGACATTGCTCAACAGTGTGTAAGTCTGTTAGCAGCTGGTTAAATATCTACTGCGTGGACTTCCTGAGAAAAATGCTCAGTGTGACTTCATGTAACTATTCAAGGCAAAAGGCAGGACACGAAAACAAGGTAGTAGCGGTTTCAACCCAACTTCATCTTTCCCTCACCACCAACCAGTCCCATGGAAATTAACTACGCCAAGAGAGAGATCTTAACTCTTTGCACGTGATGTTAACTTCAGGAAAACAATACTCTTTTGCCTGAAGATTACACCCAAGACAAACACTTCATTTTTGCTTATTCTACCGATATAGTATGAAGCACAAACCATGAGAAATTCACTCAGAAATGAAATTGAAGATAATTTTGTACAATGTAATAATCACAAGTATAATGTTGTTACAGTATGTTTGTTAATTCACATATTTACATCATACCCCATTTAGACATGTTTCCCAAATTCATTATGGGTCTAGCTAACTCTCATCTTGCTTTTCGATAGGATAGTCAACTGCTTGTCTGCTATTCTGTCAACCAATGGTTGAATCCTATTTTTAGACTATATTAAGAAAAACAGTGTCCCCCATCCGCATCAATGTGCTGCTATTGATACCAATGATATTTCTATAATGataaatgaaataaaatgtttttaataAGCATGGGCATTAATATTTTATTTACATGTCTGAAAACATTCATACAACTGTGATACAAAACATGCACTAAAGAAATCACAACATGTATGTTAGCTCTCAAACTACAAAGCACTTTTTCTCTAAGAGTTGAACTGGCTGCAAAAGCACAATACATCTCTGGCCTTGATATGCAACCCAAAGCAGGTTACTCCAAATGTCAGGTTACAGTCAACATTTGTACCTAAAGCGTAAGAACACTTCATTACACAGGCTTAgataatacactatacactatatgaccaaaagtatgtggacacctgcttgtcaaacatctcagcACTCAGCGTtcacattctgtgagcttgtgtggcctaccaattcgtggctgagccgttgttgctcctagacgtttccacttcgcAATAACATCACTTGTAGTTgaccgggcagctctagcagggcagacattttatgAACTGGCTTGTTGAAAAGGTGGAATCCGAggccatgttgaaagtcatttagctcttcagtaaggccattttactgccaatgtttgacaatggagattgcatggctgtgtgcctgATTGTATACACCCTgtcagtatttttattttatttcacctttatttaaccaggtaggccagttgagaacaagttctcatttacaactgcgacctggccaagataaagcaaagcagtgcaacaaatacaacaaagagttacacataaacaaatgggtgtggctgaaatatccaaatccactaatttgaaggggttcacatacttttgtatacagtatatagtgtatCTCTACCCCCTCACTGCGCTATAGAGGTCAACTGTTTGCTTTCCAGTACTGGGGGCTTGGGAGGTGGGATTTGGGGTGGCCTAATTGCACCCTTTTTGCTTAGGGTCTTCTTCAGGACTGGAGCAAGGGGCTTGGGTGCAGGTTGTAGCTGGGTTTTGGGTGTCTCTGCTGGTGCTAGAGGTGCTGGGGCCCTGGGTTTGGAGTATGTAACGGCCACCTGCTCTTTACTCTGGATGGGCGGCATGTGTTGAAGGAAGGATTTCCTCGCTGTAAAGAGAAAAAGGAGAAAGGGGTGTTGAGGATACGTTTAGAATACGTCTTTTTGGGACTATAGATGTGTATTATTATGTAAGAGTATTTGGGGtatgtatttacagtgcctttggaaagtatttagaccccttgacattttgcacattttgttatgttacagccttattctaaaatggattaaataaaaacatttcctcataaatctacacacaataccacataataacaaaacaggtttgtagacatttttgcaaatgtattacaaacaaaaaactcaaataccttatttgcataagtattcagactctttgttatgagactcgaaattgagctcaggtgatttttgttcaacttgattggagtccacctgtggtaaattcaattgattggacatgatttggaaaggcacacacctgtctatataaggtctcagtgcatgtcagagcaaaaaccaagccatgaggtcaaaggaattgtccatagagctcagagacaggattgtgtcgaggcacagatctggtgaagggtaccaaaacattccatcattcataaatggaagaagaggtttggaaacaccaagactcctTTTAGAGCTGGCCGCTTGTCCAAACTGAGGAATCGGaggagaagggacttggtcagggaggtgaccaagaacctgatggtcactctgacagagctccagagttcctctgtggagatgggagaaccttccaaaaggacaaccatctctgcagcactccaccaatcagggctttatggtagagtgggcagacagaagccactcctcagtaaaatgcaaaacatttttttgttaaccttgattttactaggcaagtcagttaagaacaaattcttatttacaatgatggcctaccccagccaacgctggaccaattgtgcaccgccctattggactcccagtcatggccagatgtgatgcaggctggatttgaaccagggactgcagtgacacctcttacactgagatgaagtgccttagaccgctgtgccactcgggagcccctccAGGCACATGACAACCTGCTGGCACCTAAAGGgttctcagatcatgagaaacaagattctctggaaaccaagattgaactctttggcctgaatgccaagcgttacatCTATAGGAgagctggcaccatccctatggtgaagcatggtggtggcatcatgctgtggggatgtttatcgcagcaggactgggagactagtcaggatcgaggcaaagatgaacagagcgaagtacagagagatccttgataagaACCTGTTCCAGAGTACTCAGGat encodes:
- the LOC135523703 gene encoding cdc42 effector protein 1-like; the protein is MNLGKIPGLKGLVAGSQGKRHFKGDLTLDMISPPLGDFRHTMHVGRGGDVFGDTSFLSNHGGAANGKEDDDSVTSPDNKIGAFFSRTLRHVRKTPEHPRGGSKDLSPPPPPISPIIKNAVSLPRLDVDGCPIKNLFHTSPTSLDETTYGYGLESGFVTLPRLSRSAERQSQQGGSNSCTPNTHCGSLTDVSALLSSSADPTLTSGPSHMTRFDSLSSMASFTFDLGPSLMSEVFGLIDSPNGHPEPSHAWEAEEAEEPSGTAIGFGFATNEGSEMDSEMDATTASLVDSLLREDCSSSRKSPYGMEWEEEEEEARRMEVNGGEQHLKGAVPDLVMGSPSRQRPAMESERFQGSTDVLGVLYGVGGLLKGQQRMDLEGKVTMCQTMKKTPYICITPDEEEEEEIKV